The following coding sequences lie in one Lysobacter capsici genomic window:
- a CDS encoding DUF6229 family protein — protein MQNNDDVVSGWLNGSDSIDGQDNPAGSLYIEGQAVAEAALGSTDMRATLGACGTLGKTTCSFGGGCACC, from the coding sequence ATGCAGAACAATGACGACGTCGTTTCCGGCTGGCTCAATGGTTCCGACAGCATCGACGGCCAGGACAACCCGGCCGGTTCGCTCTACATCGAAGGTCAGGCCGTAGCCGAAGCGGCGCTCGGCAGCACCGACATGCGCGCCACGCTCGGCGCGTGCGGCACCCTCGGCAAGACCACCTGCAGCTTCGGCGGCGGTTGCGCTTGCTGCTGA